The sequence AGGTCGTCAAAGTATCTTTTCTCAAGCTCCGGCCGGGGAAGTTTATCACTTCCATGAACCCATACGAAAATACTGGGATGGTTACGGAACATGGTCACCTGATCATGCATCATCCGGGAGACGAGAGCAATGTCTTCGGGTGATTTTACGGCACCAAATTCATCGCATGGCTTTCCTCCTACGTAGGGTTCCCATTCCCATTGACAGCTCCATCCGGCCATCAGAAGAATCCCGTACCGGTCACATAGGTCGTACAGGGCATGGCTGCTTCCCCAGAAGCCTTCCAGACGGATGGTATTGAGATTCATTAGCCGGGTGTACCGCACCTGGGCTTCCAGTTTCGCAGTATCTTCTCGTAGCAGCAGATCGTCAGCCCAGCCTCCGCCCCTGATTTGAATGTACTTCCCGTTGATTTTGTAAGCGCGGTTGCCGTATTCATTAAGAAAATCTTCCACCTGCCGTATACCAAAGGTTACCTGCCGGAAGTCGGTTTGTTTTTTTCCCGAAAAACAACCAAACGATGCGGTGTATAGTGCCGGATCGCCATACTGGTATGGCCACCAGAGCTTGGGGTTCTTAATGTGCAATGCTTTGTATTTGTCGGCTGTGAACAGTACTTTCTGTCTTTCACCGGCCTTCAGGCTGACTTTCTTCTGAAATGCGGTTCCGTTAATTTCGCCCGAAACAATCGTTGTTACTTTGCCTGTCGAATGATTCACTACTTCAGCCTCTACAGTGAGAAATGCTTCTGCCAGGGTCTGGGTATTCACTTTCGATTGGATGCTGATATTGTTGATGGAGACTTCGCCGCTTCTGCGCAGGATTACCGGCCGGAACAGGCCCATGTTTTCATCCGGGGGTCGGGGAGTCCAATCGACAAACCCCATGTAATAATCGCCTGGTTTGGGAGGGAGTACCTGAACAGCCAGAATATTCTTTCCCTGATGCACAAACGGGCTGATATCAATATCAAATGTGCGGAATGCTCCTTTAATGGTGTCAGCTGCTGCAGCAAGCCGACCATTTATCCAGATATTGGCATAATAGTTGATTCCTTCAAAACGAAGTCTGTTGACGGGGAAAGCCGTGCTGTCAGTTATCTCGAATTCCTTTCTGTACCACCATGGCTGGCTAAACTGTTTACGTGGCACCACTTCGAGGTTTTTTCCGAAATAGAGATCGTTGTACACGCCGGCATCGGCAAGAGCTCCAAGAACAGTGGAAGGTACTTTTGCATGTACCCAGGCGGCTGAAGAAAAATCGCTTTGGGTGATGGATTTGCCGTCAGCTTTCAGCAGGCTGTCGGGTGCCAGAAACCAGTTATCCGACAGGGTTATTTCGGTAATCATACTTTGCGGGCTGCGGCTGCAGGAAACTATCGCAAGCAAAAGGCCCGGAAGAATCAGGAAAATCGAAGTTTTTTTCCGGAAGGTTTTCATGGTTTACTGTATTTGGTTAGTCAATCAGGTCGAATTCAGAAAGTGTAAAAAACAAATTATGGGACTAATGAAGCAGCGCCAAGAATAGTGATATCGGGATTGTCTGTAACAAGAATCTTTAGTTTTTTGAGGGATTCGGGAAATTCAAACTCAGTAAGCGAACGATTCATGCTTTTTTCGAAGAGGTGAAAGGCTCTCGAAATACTTCCGCCCAGTATGATAGCCTGCGGATCATAAGCATAGGCAACAATTTTGATGGCGTTTCCAAAATGATGTCCGAATTCTTCCCATGCCCTGATGGCAGCAGGCTTGCCCTGACCGGCCTGTTCTGCCATTTCCCGGGCTGAAGACTGCCAGAAAACCTTAAAAAAGTTTCCGCTGCAGTAATATTCCAACGTTTTGCCAAGGTAAGGCATAGGGCCAACTTCGCCTGCCCCGCAGTTTGCTCCGGTAAAAAGTTTTCCGTCGGTAATGATGCCCGCACCCAGCCCTGTTCCGATGGCAAGACCTACTACAGGATCATATCCCCTGGCCATCCCATAGTGATATTCACCCAACGCAAAACAATTTACATCATTGTTGATGTAAACAGGAACATGAAACTCTTTTTCAAGGTAATCTTTCAGTTCAACCCTTTTCCAGGAAGGAATGTTGGTAACATTATAAACAATTCCATGCTGTATGTCAACCACGGATGGCACACCTATGCCGATTCCCTTTATCTCCGGATGAAAAACAGCATGAAGGAGTGTTTTCAGCTGTTCCAGGGTTTCTTCGAGTGATTCTTTATGAACAAGCTCATGGTTCTGCTGATTAATAATATTCCCTTCACTACAGAGAGCAGCGCGGATGTTGGTTCCGCCCAGGTCAACGCCAATACGCATAGAGAATACCTTTGGAGGGCTCTAAGGTAACAAAATGTTGTTAAAAACAGAAGAAACTAAATAACGGACCATTCCTTTAATTATCTTTCAATGCTAAATTTCAATGACTATGAACCGGGAACATTTTCTGGAAGTGCTTGCTACACGCAGGTATTGGGATGTTGCTGTGATCGGAGGAGGAGCTACAGGGTTGGGTATTGCCGTTGATGCCGCGTTGCGCGGTTTTTCCGTTGTACTGTTCGAAGAATTTGATTTCTGTAAAGGTACTTCAAGCCGGAGTACCAAACTGGTACACGGGGGGGTTAGGTATCTGGCCCAGGGAGATGTTTTCCTTGTGATGGAGGCCTTGAAGGAAAGGGGGATCCTGCTGCGTAATGCGCCTCATCTGGTGAAGGATCAGACGTTTATAATTCCGGCCGATCGGTGGTGGGAGGGTCCTTTCTATACTATCGGGCTCAAACTCTATGACCTTTTAGCAGGAAAATGGAGTTTCGGCCGCTCGGTTTTTTTGCGAAAAAAACTGGCCCGCATGGCTTTGCCTTCAGTATTACCCGGGCGACTTAAGGGTGGAATTCTTTATCATGATGGTCAGTTTGATGATACACGGATGGGCATGGCCCTGGCAAAAACAGCTGCTGCACATGGCGCCTGCCTTCTTAACTATATGCCTGTTACAGATTTTATAAAAGATGAAAACGGAAAACTTACCGGATTATGGGCAAAGGATTCCGAATCAGGAAAGATGTTTGAAGTGCATGCCCGTTGTATGATCAATGCTACCGGAGTGTTTGCCGATTCACTGAGAAAAAAGGAAGATCCTCAGGCTAAAAAAATGATCAGGCCCAGCCAGGGTATTCACATTGTATTAGATGCATCTTTTCTGCATGGAACCAACGCGCTGATGATTCCCCGAACGGATGACGGGCGTGTTCTTTTTGCCATTCCCTGGCATGGAAAGGTGGTTGTTGGCACCACTGACACACCGGTAGATCAAATCAACATTGAACCTGCAGCCCTGAAGGAAGAAATCGATTTCATCCTGAAAACAGCAGCCAGATACCTTGTCCGTCCGCCTTCCCGTAACGATATTCTGGCTGTTTTTGCCGGATTGCGTCCGCTGGCTGTTTCGGAAGGGAAGGAGCAGAAAACGAAGGAAATTTCAAGGCGTCATAAACTTGATCTTTCTGCCGGAGGATTGATTACCATCACCGGAGGAAAATGGACGACTTACCGCAGGATGGCCGAGGAAACACTTGATTTTGCTATTAAAAACGGATTCCTCCCCTCCCGTCCCTGCATTACAAAAAAGATCCCTTTACACGGATACATGAAAAACCCCGACTGGACCGATCCGCTTCATGTTTACGGAACCGAGGCGGAACCAATAAGGGAACTCATGAAAAAATATCCTGATAGTGACCATTTTTTGCATCCCGATTTTCCTTATACGGTTGCTGAAGTAGTTTGGGCTGTGCGCGAGGAAATGGCCCGCACGGTTGAAGATGTTTTGGCACGCCGCACCCGTATACTGTTTCTCGATGCAAAGGCCGCCCTGCAGTGTGCACCAGCAGTTGCTGAAATTATGGCCGCTGAGCTGAAAAAAGACAAAACATGGATTGATAATCAGATACAAGCATTTCGGGAAGTTGCTTCCCGGTTTGTCCCATCTAAATAACAAGTCAATATGCTACAAAAAAAGTATGTCCTGGCCCTCGATCAGGGCACTACAAGTTCACGTGCCATTCTCTTTGACAAAACAGGAGCTATTAAATCAATGGCTCGGCAACCTTTTGAGCAGATCTTCCCGCAACCGGGATGGGTGGAACATGATCCTGCAGAAAT is a genomic window of Bacteroidales bacterium containing:
- a CDS encoding glycoside hydrolase family 2 is translated as MKTFRKKTSIFLILPGLLLAIVSCSRSPQSMITEITLSDNWFLAPDSLLKADGKSITQSDFSSAAWVHAKVPSTVLGALADAGVYNDLYFGKNLEVVPRKQFSQPWWYRKEFEITDSTAFPVNRLRFEGINYYANIWINGRLAAAADTIKGAFRTFDIDISPFVHQGKNILAVQVLPPKPGDYYMGFVDWTPRPPDENMGLFRPVILRRSGEVSINNISIQSKVNTQTLAEAFLTVEAEVVNHSTGKVTTIVSGEINGTAFQKKVSLKAGERQKVLFTADKYKALHIKNPKLWWPYQYGDPALYTASFGCFSGKKQTDFRQVTFGIRQVEDFLNEYGNRAYKINGKYIQIRGGGWADDLLLREDTAKLEAQVRYTRLMNLNTIRLEGFWGSSHALYDLCDRYGILLMAGWSCQWEWEPYVGGKPCDEFGAVKSPEDIALVSRMMHDQVTMFRNHPSIFVWVHGSDKLPRPELEKRYFDDL
- a CDS encoding ROK family protein, producing the protein MRIGVDLGGTNIRAALCSEGNIINQQNHELVHKESLEETLEQLKTLLHAVFHPEIKGIGIGVPSVVDIQHGIVYNVTNIPSWKRVELKDYLEKEFHVPVYINNDVNCFALGEYHYGMARGYDPVVGLAIGTGLGAGIITDGKLFTGANCGAGEVGPMPYLGKTLEYYCSGNFFKVFWQSSAREMAEQAGQGKPAAIRAWEEFGHHFGNAIKIVAYAYDPQAIILGGSISRAFHLFEKSMNRSLTEFEFPESLKKLKILVTDNPDITILGAASLVP
- a CDS encoding glycerol-3-phosphate dehydrogenase/oxidase; the encoded protein is MNREHFLEVLATRRYWDVAVIGGGATGLGIAVDAALRGFSVVLFEEFDFCKGTSSRSTKLVHGGVRYLAQGDVFLVMEALKERGILLRNAPHLVKDQTFIIPADRWWEGPFYTIGLKLYDLLAGKWSFGRSVFLRKKLARMALPSVLPGRLKGGILYHDGQFDDTRMGMALAKTAAAHGACLLNYMPVTDFIKDENGKLTGLWAKDSESGKMFEVHARCMINATGVFADSLRKKEDPQAKKMIRPSQGIHIVLDASFLHGTNALMIPRTDDGRVLFAIPWHGKVVVGTTDTPVDQINIEPAALKEEIDFILKTAARYLVRPPSRNDILAVFAGLRPLAVSEGKEQKTKEISRRHKLDLSAGGLITITGGKWTTYRRMAEETLDFAIKNGFLPSRPCITKKIPLHGYMKNPDWTDPLHVYGTEAEPIRELMKKYPDSDHFLHPDFPYTVAEVVWAVREEMARTVEDVLARRTRILFLDAKAALQCAPAVAEIMAAELKKDKTWIDNQIQAFREVASRFVPSK